A DNA window from Nerophis ophidion isolate RoL-2023_Sa linkage group LG13, RoL_Noph_v1.0, whole genome shotgun sequence contains the following coding sequences:
- the LOC133564032 gene encoding craniofacial development protein 2-like, with the protein MARERSRPNKGTKKADSTVGGPPTLGRVLSEHSPPSNALMHCRRPFAMGTFNACTAREEARLIELARCAEERGVEILGVQEHRRVHTDYPILYCRVERCMFISASAWRNEAQAATGGAGLMLGQRARKAFRRVYHHTNRILSADFSGNPVTTVIVVYSPTNVAPSDVVEKFFEDLVRAVRGVPACNFLAILGDFNARLGPEDAPFLYHDSTNRNGTYLTAFLMEHELRAANTIFPKRTGKRWTFRDRASGTLRQLNYILVRKKWRNSILNAEPYSTCSSVGSDHRVVSMRVCLSLRVPKPSTKIQDSWKAFSGDPGLQTRYTEEVRRRFQ; encoded by the coding sequence GGAGGGTCCTGTCCGAACACAGCCCCCCGTCCAATGCACTTATGCACTGTCGGAGACCTTTTGCTATGGGAACCTTCAACGCATGCACAGCGAGAGAAGAAGCGAGGTTGATAGAACTTGCACGCTGTGCAGAGGAAAGGGGAGTGGAGATCCTGGGGGTCCAAGAGCACAGGAGAGTGCACACTGATTACCCCATCCTGTACTGCAGAGTGGAGAGATGCATGTTCATTTCTGCATCTGCTTGGAGGAACGAGGCCCAGGCCGCAACAGGTGGTGCAGGGTTAATGCTGGGCCAACGGGCACGTAAGGCTTTCCGTCGGGTTTACCACCACACCAACAGGATTCTGAGCGCTGACTTCTCGGGCAACCCAGTAACAACAGTCATAGTTGTGTACTCACCCACCAACGTGGCACCATCTGACGTGGTGGAGAAGTTCTTTGAGGACCTTGTAAGAGCGGTCCGTGGCGTCCCAGCGTGCAACTTCCTGGCAATCCTTGGGGACTTCAATGCAAGGCTTGGGCCAGAGGATGCACCCTTCCTTTACCATGACTCTACCAACCGCAACGGCACCTACCTCACTGCCTTCCTCATGGAACACGAGCTACGGGCGGCGAATACCATCTTCCCGAAGAGAACAGGAAAGAGGTGGACCTTCCGAGACCGAGCCTCAGGAACACTACGGCAGCTAAATTACATCCTAGTGAGGAAGAAATGGAGGAACTCCATCCTGAATGCTGAGCCATACAGCACTTGTAGTTCTGTGGGCTCAGACCACCGTGTGGTCTCAATGAGAGTTTGCCTGAGCCTCAGGGTCCCCAAACCAAGTACCAAGATCCAGGATAGCTGGAAAGCCTTCTCAGGTGACCCTGGCCTTCAAACCAGATACACAGAGGAGGTGAGGAGACGATTCCAGTAG